AcacgagcacagagctcctgccaccagcagccactacagcggcgacatcttgggaaaaaaaataaaataaaaatccagtTGTTGGTGAATTtgtcagataggcgccagcgcccccaaagggaataagcggtagaaaatgcatgaatgGATGTTGCTACaacctccatttttgtttcaaaatGGCCTTTTAACATAGATGGCTTCCTTCACTTCTTTTTCTAAATGTTAGTTCTTTATGTTTAAGTAAATGTCTTTGTTTTCTCCCTGAAGTATTCCTTATTTTTGAATATGTAGAACTGGTTCCTGGCCAAGTGTTGCAACGACTGACTGTCACTCCACTGCAGTCATGCATTTACTCCGAATTTTTCAGAAGTTAATCTTGCTGATCATTGCTGGTATCTGAAAGTTCAGTGATAGTGTTTAAGTGTGTTGAAGAGGAATGAAGTGCAGGAACAGAAGCAGTGAGTCGCATGGCTCCTTCTGAATCCATCTTCTCATCCTCAGTCAACACCTTCAGTCCTAAAACACACCAAAAAGGGTAAAAATGCACAACATTCTGAAAcgggataaaaaaataatatcatggaGCAGAACACAATAAGTGTAATGACTTAGTTTACCTGAGTTGGAGGGAAGAGTGAGTACTTGGTCTAAGAAGGATGTCTTTTCATCACGCTCTTTGGACactgaaacaacaacacaaagataATTACATTCCAATCACCTTAGTGAGGTAAGGAAACTAACATCCCAACAAggtattaattacatttaaatatataactaatgtgactttgattgattgtctTTTGTCATGTCGAGTTTCTGTACCTTTTAGATATTGAGGTGTTATGTATAAAACACAACACAAGATGACCAGAATGAAGATACAGACTAATATGATAATCAGATGAACATCTGATCTTTTACCTGCACagaaaaacaaaagtcaaactcAAATCAACTTTTGTGCATTACATTCAAAATAAGATCTAAATATGTACAACCACCATTTCACAGCCATCATTATTGATTATAATTACCCAGGAAGCAGTCCTTAGCGGTGAATGAAGCCGTTTCATTGGTCAGAGGGTTGCTGACATCACAACGATAAACTTGATCATCATCTTCATTCCTGACAGTTATTGTTAAATTTGGTCCAGTCTGCTCCTTTCCTGGTGAGCTCCACTTCAACTTTAATAAATGAGGATGTTTGGACTCTGTTGAGCACACAAGTGTCGCCTGCTTTGTGTCGCTCATCTCACAGGATATGTTGGGTTTGGATACTTTGTCTGTAAGAAAACAGAAGGATGGTCAACATGAGCTcagatgtttttttcttttgtttttgggGTGGAGATTCATGTCGTGTTGAGTCGTGTTCACATTTGAGCTCAAATGTAACACAATCAACACTATTGTTGATGAACCTAGATTAGACAAGTTCATATTTATAGTGCTCAATATTTGTGTTAAAATGTTTATGAATGGAAAAGTAAACTTACCTATAACTTCAATTGTACGCTGGAAAGTATCAGGCTTGTTGTTTATGTTCATTTCTAGGAAATAGTCTCCACTGTCTTCATATGTGGCGTTTTTGATGGTGAGTTCTGCAGAGACCCGGTCCAGAGTGATTCTGTTCTTGTATGAAGACTTCACAATGTCCTCCATGCCAGAAAAAAACACCACATAATTTTCATTATGTAGCCAGATTAATCTAATGGGTTGTTCAGAGATGGATGGCATGAAGTGTATGTCCTGACCCTTCAGGAAATATTTCACATCCTGTGCAGAAACTGTGAAAAGGACATAAACAGATTTAATGTGTATAAACACAGCATTATCTACTTTGCACGATTGTAATGAGAGTAATTTCCATAACAGTTTGTGGAAATGATTAAGTTTGAAAACgccctgtatgttaatgttgatgATATGTTGAACTTTTATAcatcaatatctcgatattttgtaggccatatcacgatacacgatatatatctcaatattttgccttggatttgaatgaacacttgatacatatgttgccctctgtgttttaacattttgatttctatttactgttttaattggattcacccttaaaatagtttttaatcatatatattttatattggttttatatatttttgtttttgtttttattcagtcattagtggagctcaggatagtattttaatgttgtttttaatattgttgtgcagcactttggaaacatttttttgtttaaatgtgctatataaataaagtggattggattggatataatcacagcagtatgatgatcctatgtgtctacattaaaacattcttgttcatactgtattaatacatgctacttttaaactttcatgcagagaaggaaatcacaactaaggcaattgaccaaaactatatttattaaacagttattaagcagtggcacaaacgttcatgtcatttccaaaacagaaagtgcaggattgtcagaaacattttaagtgtcaaataaaaatgagctgcataataagaaatcatagtaatcgtcctttgctatgtggtaggttactacggacgttattaaattctatttttttatacggtgttgatgtagaaatgtttgcctcagcattttaCTGCAGTCAAGCCAGTCGCACTTGAATCTGAAATGCGCCTATACGTTACACATTACGGTAATTGAgctaataaattcatataaaatgtgaaaagcattgaaattgaaatataagaggtgtatctcaaccaacccatataggactattatcctgcaatatttggggtcaataggtcacattaCCTGGAAGCTATTGCAGATACAGCTAGCATATGgcatcacattagtgccaaaaatccaagcgcataaaaactgttatcgcgcgctgattctccacttcgtgtgCGCGCGGAACACCCTTTTGCGTGCGCGCGGTGCCTATGTGCGCGCGtgccgtcttcgttttggcactttgtgggcggttattcttacacggcccctcctttctgattggtcaggtgaaaatagctgagggccaatcagaagtatagcagggcgggtcatcgtcaatatgtatcaagataatacagctcttgtcgacaaacacattctaaaaagtccaaatttagtggagttgtggaaaatcccaattgaattttatctaaaagtgTTTGAAggaggtaatgtctcatctgttgagagaacatctgttataatgtgtggtgcattatagaCGACAAGAGTCCTGCTGTGGCTCAGTACGTGTATTCAGGCTGCATGTAGGAAGTACAAGTGACGTAAACACACCTGACTCTGTGATATGTTGTAGGTGCAGGCACTGTAGCTGCCACAAGGTGGCGCAGTATGTCAATACAATTACTCTGTAACATCACATACTTAATGAAGtttcaagatcaatatctctcttttcatacacatacaaccagtccatagatgtcagtcaatgatggaaattatacttgcaaatatgttttctttcctcacttgtctgttttaaaaaatatatttttatttattaaataattctatatgtaaatattgaatgtatgccacaatacGTATGTGACATTTGAGGTGACGTGAACTTGGTTGAAAAAGACAAAACCTGGTGACTAATGCCTGTCATaacagcaactgcgtgagaacgtctactcgaatatcacgatatagtcattttctatatcgcacagagaccaaGCCGCGATATATCATGtgtatcgatgtatcgcccagccctacatcaagTGTTGTCAATGTTTTGGATACCATTGCTCCTGTCAAAGTTAGAATGGAGAAATGAAGATTTGGTCTGGGCACAGAAAAGGGATGCTGCAGAACTGAACGGAACTGGTGCAAGTCAAAGCTCCACAAGTCCATTATGAGAACAAGACTTTGTGTAGAACAATATTTAGTTTGGTAGCAAAACACACAACAGGTGCAACACAACACAACGTTAGATCTTCTTTCTATTTGAACAAAGTCTACATTTATAAAGAATTATAGGAAAAGTAACATCAGAACTTACCTGCAGTGAAAGTCCACATGAAATAGACCAGAACATGTTGGTAGTCCATTGTAGACGATTCACTTTCACCAATTTTACCAAACTAGTTTGCTGTCTTTTGATAGCTTTTCACTGAACACAGCAAATGTAAAAGTGAAAGCCAGATAACCTGCAATACCTGAGAGTCTTAAATATTGATTTTCAAAATACGAGCATAGCCAGAGCAGTCATGGTATATGTAGCTGTACACTTAATATTATGCGCGTGTTTTTTATATGCATCCCTCAATAACCTGAGAGCCCTCAAAAGGTTTCCATCCAATCGCAACCAGGACTTTGGTAATAGACTCGGCCAATCAGTGACTTGCTGGCCGGCGGACTGGCCaatgagaggagaggagaggtTAAGGGGCTGAAAGAGGAAGTTAACAAGGAGCGGATGTGGTTAGTGCGTGTGCTGTGTGCGCGCGCGCCGTCTTCGAAATTGCACTTCGCTGGCGGTTATGAttaaacttttgattgattgattgatacttttattagaagatagaaatctgggacactattgattcgtctgttaggaacattatcaacagcagcttgatttctggctgtgtcccctccttttgtaaaaaacaagctgttgttgagcctttgattaaaaaaccaggtcttgatccgacaagtttgtcaaattatcggcccgtttccaaattaccttttgtgtcaaagattttggagaaatgtgttctggcacaactgcagccttttttagatgaaaatagcactttagatccatttcagtttggatacaaagctttgcacagtactgaatctgcacttttaaaggtttttaatgacttgcttttaatgtctgattctggcagctctgccattttagtgcttttagatctgacagctgcctttgacacagtccaccacaattcttttagaccgcctgagagactgtgtgggtgtcaggtggttcagatcttacctgtctgagaggtccttctttGTCAGgttgggggacgccacctcctcttctgcccctctttactgtggtgtcccccagggatctattttaggccccatcctgttcgccctttatctcctccctcttggagatatttttaagaaacatggagtgttttatcacttttatgcagatgactgccaaatttatatgccgatttcaaaaagccacggccccctgacaccccttcttaactgtctatgtgacgtcaaggcttggttagcccagaattttttaataatgaatgagggaaaaacggaaattttagtttttggtcaagccctcactgacttgggaccattgcaaaatgatgtgcgtcccaaagtcaccagccttggcgtcactatagacagccattttaaactagacaaacaagtcaatggcgttttaaaatcgtgtttttatcaccttcgacttttagtaaaggttaaaccgtttttatcttttaacctttttgaacaagtcgtgcatgcttttatttcaagtggcctggactactgcaatacactttatgctggcattagccaaaaagctctctcccggttgcagttagtccagaacgcggcagcacgacttttaacaggggccaggaaacgccagcatataaccccaattcttcagagtttgcactggctccctgttcattttagaattgattttaaaacattgctgtttgtttttaaatctttacatggactggcacctcagtatatctcggaccttatccaaatttacattcctgcgcgcgctcagaggtccgagagccagtttcagctcgtggtgcccaagaccagacttaagaccaggggagacagggccttctctgtggtcggccctaagctctggaacactctgcccctccatgttcaaactgcttccacagtggagtgttttaagtctcgtcttaagacccacttttattctttggcttttaacactacgtgagttgtgtggtcctctgtcctctgtgtttttttatacactttgatttctattttactgttttaattgattttaccctttaaaatagtttttaatcatatttgtttttatattgtttttattggttttatttttattcattttttgttttattcagtcattggtggagcataatattgtttttaacatggctgtgcagcactttggaaacgttattgttgtttaaatgtgctatataaataaagtggattggattggattggactgGATTGCACGGTTCAGTGCATATtgcgtacatccatccatccattttctaccacttattcccttttggggtcgcggggggcgctggcgcctatctcagctgcattcgggcgaaggcagggtacaccctggacaagtcgccacctcatcgcagggccaacacagatagacagacaacattcacactcgcattcaattgaccactaaatggtaacacccgaataagtttttcaacttgtttaagtcgggatccacgttaatcaattaatggtaccgCTCTTATTTTCTGATTAGTCAGACGAAAATAgctgagggccaatcagaagtatagcagggcgggtcatcgtcaatatgtatcaagataatacagctcttgtcgacaaacacattctaaaaagtccaaatttagtggagttgtggaaaatgtcaattgaattttatctaaaagtctttgaagaaggtaatgtctcatctgttgagagaacatcacatagttaatgtgaTTCATTtgttaattttctttcctctatctcaggggtgtcaaactcaaatacagagtgggccaaaatttaaaactgaacagagccacgggccaaggttgaacgaattaaccttttaatagggacccaaacaagttttgtattgaatattgaacaagcaaggcttgtataaagTTATAGTGACATGTCAAGTCgacattaaaaaatatcaatgacatatcaagtaaaatgtaaataaaaattgaatgcctcttttctaattgcagctttttaaattaaatatcaaaataaactttttccacaggctaataataaatttgcaaataaaataacaataacaaattaatcaaatATTCAAACTTTGAAGTAT
Above is a genomic segment from Nerophis ophidion isolate RoL-2023_Sa linkage group LG02, RoL_Noph_v1.0, whole genome shotgun sequence containing:
- the LOC133548174 gene encoding CD48 antigen-like isoform X5 — translated: MDYQHVLVYFMWTFTAVSAQDVKYFLKGQDIHFMPSISEQPIRLIWLHNENYVVFFSGMEDIVKSSYKNRITLDRVSAELTIKNATYEDSGDYFLEMNINNKPDTFQRTIEVIDKVSKPNISCEMSDTKQATLVCSTESKHPHLLKLKWSSPGKEQTGPNLTITVRNEDDDQVYRCDVSNPLTNETASFTAKDCFLGKRSDVHLIIILVCIFILVILCCVLYITPQYLKVSKERDEKTSFLDQVLTLPSNSGLKVLTEDEKMDSEGAMRLTASVPALHSSSTHLNTITELSDTSNDQQD